One genomic segment of Rubripirellula tenax includes these proteins:
- a CDS encoding serine/threonine-protein kinase yields the protein MTTNPLSENGQSDQEFEIFSIASELPTDRRSEYLDDACAGDRDLRARVELLLERDIDADQIDFLLPTDQNLKNKIDSAGLGGAESASHRLIGRHFGPFAIQREIGRGGMGSVFLAHRTEGPEQQVAIKILRSEVDRDEMIRRFRNEAQFAAALGNHPGIASLIDAGITDDGIAYLVTDYVDGIRIDDFCDENRLSIDQRLELFLAVCDAVQFAHRSAIIHRDLKPSNLLVTADARVHLIDFGIAKLTDTLPDTPNDDTQTMFRVLTPAYASPEQARGETPTTSTDVYSLGVVLYGLLTGRSPYEVDTTDPVGLVRSLEQVQPMHPHVALSVVAAGDDGSTANKISIQRRTTPTRLRRQLAGDLGTIVMMALRKESTRRYATVDQFADDIRRLLSGHTVRACKDTLRYRVGKFVRRNRLAVTVSTMCVLMLIGGIAGTSTQWARAENERIRAEQFASEAMHEAARARTAERASLVASAESKRQAEKAKQVSDFLVGMIQQSDAVGILGYQFGSRPNQSDDPTLRDVLGRGAAMIETKLQDQPLVRAALSTEIARIYLALGSVDQAEPLLKRSHTVQQVAGDSVDLADTLATLGLTRYIQGRYDESKTRLTEAIEINNRIFGENAPETADIKLALGFVSLESCNDVEQWQAAGEILEQVVKIRRSQTQPPPYQMAMALTGQAIFQRTKAEYAKSLISLAEAGGYLALEPGGGVYAEASLLAVQATINWQAGNNTIAMQQTHEVIALTKKLLGETHPMVNYIQVDQAKRMFAAGEHETAEALLREGIESARKAYGRQPRTAFAMEALGLQLLEQPAKREEAKRLLVEASEIMTDTVGAENIRTQAMLRVVGNVARSP from the coding sequence ATGACAACAAATCCTCTATCGGAAAACGGGCAATCGGATCAGGAGTTCGAAATTTTTTCGATCGCGTCCGAATTGCCGACCGACCGTCGCAGCGAGTACTTAGACGACGCCTGCGCGGGCGATCGTGACTTGCGGGCGAGAGTCGAACTGCTGCTAGAACGGGACATCGACGCCGATCAAATCGACTTTTTGCTTCCCACCGACCAAAACTTAAAGAATAAAATCGATAGCGCGGGATTGGGAGGCGCGGAAAGCGCCAGCCACCGATTGATCGGTCGCCACTTCGGCCCCTTTGCGATCCAGCGAGAAATCGGGCGAGGCGGAATGGGGTCGGTGTTTCTAGCGCATCGCACCGAGGGCCCCGAACAACAAGTCGCCATCAAAATCTTGCGCAGCGAAGTCGATCGAGACGAGATGATACGACGATTTCGTAACGAAGCACAGTTCGCTGCCGCGCTCGGCAACCATCCGGGGATCGCCAGCCTGATCGACGCCGGCATCACGGACGATGGGATCGCCTATCTGGTCACCGACTACGTCGACGGAATCCGCATTGACGATTTCTGTGACGAAAATCGATTAAGCATCGACCAACGCCTTGAATTGTTTCTTGCGGTTTGCGACGCAGTCCAGTTTGCTCACCGATCGGCCATCATTCATCGCGATTTGAAACCGAGCAACCTCTTGGTCACTGCCGATGCTCGGGTGCATTTGATTGATTTCGGGATTGCTAAATTGACCGACACGCTGCCGGATACTCCCAACGACGATACCCAAACGATGTTTCGCGTTCTGACACCTGCGTACGCAAGCCCCGAACAGGCGCGCGGCGAAACGCCGACAACGTCGACCGACGTTTATTCGCTGGGCGTGGTCCTGTATGGATTGCTGACCGGTCGTTCGCCGTACGAAGTCGACACGACCGATCCGGTCGGGTTGGTCCGATCCTTGGAACAGGTTCAGCCGATGCATCCCCATGTCGCTCTAAGCGTCGTTGCCGCAGGCGATGATGGTTCAACCGCAAACAAAATCTCGATCCAGCGGCGAACGACACCGACGCGACTGCGACGACAATTGGCGGGTGATCTTGGGACGATCGTGATGATGGCTTTACGAAAAGAGTCCACCCGTCGGTACGCGACTGTCGATCAATTCGCCGACGACATCCGCCGGTTGCTTTCGGGGCACACTGTCCGCGCTTGCAAGGATACCCTGCGTTATCGTGTCGGCAAGTTTGTACGTCGCAACCGACTCGCGGTCACGGTATCAACGATGTGCGTGCTGATGTTGATTGGCGGGATTGCGGGCACGAGCACCCAGTGGGCCCGTGCCGAAAACGAACGCATCCGCGCCGAACAGTTTGCCAGCGAAGCAATGCACGAAGCGGCGCGTGCGCGGACAGCAGAGCGAGCGTCGCTTGTCGCTTCGGCAGAATCAAAGCGGCAAGCAGAAAAAGCGAAACAGGTTTCCGATTTTCTAGTCGGCATGATCCAGCAGTCCGATGCCGTCGGCATCCTGGGATACCAGTTCGGTTCGCGGCCCAACCAATCCGACGATCCGACGCTACGCGACGTTCTCGGTCGCGGTGCGGCGATGATCGAAACGAAACTTCAGGACCAACCACTCGTCCGCGCCGCCCTGTCGACTGAAATCGCGAGAATTTATCTTGCGTTAGGCTCCGTCGATCAAGCCGAACCGCTCCTAAAACGCAGTCACACGGTCCAGCAAGTCGCGGGCGACAGTGTCGATCTGGCCGATACATTGGCAACCCTGGGTTTGACTCGATACATCCAAGGCCGTTACGACGAATCGAAGACTCGGTTGACCGAAGCGATTGAAATCAACAACCGAATTTTTGGCGAAAACGCACCCGAAACGGCCGACATCAAACTAGCACTCGGATTTGTCTCGCTCGAGAGCTGCAACGACGTCGAACAGTGGCAGGCTGCGGGCGAGATCCTCGAACAAGTTGTCAAAATCCGACGCTCCCAAACCCAACCGCCGCCGTATCAAATGGCCATGGCTTTGACTGGTCAAGCTATTTTTCAGCGCACCAAGGCGGAGTACGCCAAATCGCTGATTTCGTTAGCCGAAGCGGGCGGATACCTAGCCCTGGAACCAGGTGGCGGAGTTTATGCGGAAGCGTCCCTGCTGGCCGTCCAGGCGACCATCAATTGGCAAGCCGGCAACAACACAATCGCGATGCAGCAGACTCACGAAGTCATTGCGTTGACGAAGAAACTGCTTGGCGAAACGCACCCGATGGTGAACTACATCCAGGTGGATCAAGCCAAACGCATGTTCGCCGCTGGCGAACACGAGACCGCCGAAGCCTTGCTTCGCGAAGGCATCGAGTCGGCTCGAAAAGCATACGGCCGTCAGCCGAGAACGGCTTTCGCGATGGAAGCACTCGGGCTGCAATTGCTGGAACAGCCTGCCAAACGCGAAGAAGCAAAACGACTGCTCGTCGAAGCGAGTGAAATCATGACGGACACCGTTGGCGCCGAAAATATTCGGACCCAGGCCATGCTGCGAGTCGTCGGAAACGTGGCCCGATCACCGTAA
- a CDS encoding glycosyltransferase family 2 protein: MASRSTGWLAALPVYNEVGYVDGVLDEVVRYAADVLVVNDGSNDGTADVLDRRSDVTVIHHPKNRGYGAALITAFEFAISRGYAGLVTLDCDGQHQPKRIPEFIAAASDADIVSGSRYLKVYDGDDAPPEERLFINRRITRELNQRLGFDLTDAFCGFKAYRTSALQHLDITDEGYAMPLQLWVEAAAADLRVIEIPVPLIYLDLERSFGGSLDHAETRLRYYHQVLDSAFAVAAADGRDFPGRDIALSV; the protein is encoded by the coding sequence ATGGCGTCCCGATCCACGGGATGGTTGGCGGCGCTGCCGGTTTACAACGAAGTCGGGTACGTCGACGGAGTTTTGGACGAGGTGGTGAGGTACGCGGCCGATGTGCTGGTCGTCAATGACGGATCCAACGACGGCACCGCAGACGTACTTGACCGGCGCTCGGATGTGACCGTGATTCATCACCCCAAAAATCGCGGATATGGCGCGGCACTGATCACGGCGTTCGAGTTCGCGATCTCGCGGGGATACGCGGGACTCGTCACACTCGATTGCGACGGCCAACATCAACCCAAGCGGATCCCGGAATTCATCGCGGCGGCGTCCGATGCGGACATCGTTTCGGGCAGTCGCTATTTGAAAGTTTACGATGGGGACGACGCGCCACCGGAAGAACGACTGTTCATCAATCGGCGGATCACTCGCGAACTGAACCAACGACTGGGCTTCGACCTGACCGATGCATTTTGCGGATTCAAGGCGTATCGAACTTCCGCATTACAGCATCTGGACATCACGGACGAGGGTTATGCGATGCCGCTGCAATTATGGGTCGAAGCGGCGGCGGCTGATTTGCGAGTGATTGAGATTCCGGTGCCGCTGATCTACTTGGACTTGGAGCGATCGTTCGGTGGCTCGCTGGATCATGCCGAGACGCGTTTGCGTTACTATCATCAAGTGCTCGACAGCGCGTTTGCGGTGGCCGCAGCGGACGGCCGGGATTTCCCTGGCCGTGATATCGCGCTGAGCGTCTGA
- the infC gene encoding translation initiation factor IF-3, with product MALARKNTQPENRDGVRINNNIRITPIRVVSEEGEQLGIISTDDALQRARDAGLDLVEVAPGERPPVCRIMDYGKYKYDKNKKKNTGQSHTKTKEIRLRPKTGDEDIRTKVRQAEKFLEHKDKVQVSVLFRGREMAHIEEGRKVMEMVIETLSEVGKVETAPQQHGRRMICMIAPK from the coding sequence GTGGCATTGGCACGAAAAAACACTCAACCAGAGAATCGCGACGGCGTTCGTATCAACAACAATATCCGCATTACACCCATCCGGGTTGTTAGCGAAGAAGGAGAGCAGTTGGGGATCATTTCCACTGACGATGCTCTTCAACGGGCTCGCGATGCGGGCCTGGATCTTGTCGAAGTAGCCCCTGGCGAGCGCCCGCCCGTTTGTCGAATCATGGATTACGGCAAGTACAAGTACGACAAAAACAAGAAAAAGAACACCGGTCAGTCGCACACCAAGACGAAAGAAATTCGTCTGCGCCCCAAAACCGGCGATGAAGACATCCGAACCAAAGTCCGCCAAGCTGAGAAATTTCTTGAGCACAAGGACAAGGTTCAGGTCAGCGTCTTGTTCCGAGGTCGCGAAATGGCTCACATCGAAGAAGGCCGCAAGGTCATGGAGATGGTCATTGAAACCCTCAGCGAAGTTGGCAAGGTCGAAACAGCGCCCCAGCAACACGGCCGGCGAATGATCTGTATGATCGCGCCAAAGTGA
- a CDS encoding ECF-type sigma factor produces the protein MSRIFRKKTPDLNICPQVKPGDVTQILNRIQAGDPQAQSELFTFAFEELHRAASALMHRERANHTLQPSALINEAALRLLGTSAIESIPDRAYFFASMVRAMRRVLIDHARSRNARRRSSDQPVISLDHAIEVMEKNSGVDLIALDESLNALAEKRPRSSQVVELRFFGGMSLPEIADQLTISLATVNREWRYARAWLNDHLDDA, from the coding sequence ATGTCACGGATTTTTAGAAAAAAAACGCCGGACCTGAACATTTGTCCGCAGGTGAAACCCGGTGACGTGACCCAGATACTCAACCGGATTCAGGCAGGCGACCCGCAAGCCCAGTCCGAATTGTTCACCTTCGCTTTCGAAGAGCTTCACCGCGCTGCGTCTGCCTTGATGCATCGGGAACGGGCCAATCACACACTTCAACCCAGTGCTCTGATCAACGAAGCGGCACTGCGGTTGTTGGGTACCAGTGCGATCGAGTCGATACCCGATCGTGCCTATTTTTTCGCATCGATGGTTCGCGCGATGCGCCGCGTCCTGATTGACCATGCGCGATCGCGGAATGCGAGACGGCGCTCATCCGACCAACCCGTCATCTCGCTCGATCATGCGATTGAAGTGATGGAAAAGAATTCCGGTGTGGACTTGATCGCGTTAGACGAATCGCTGAACGCCCTTGCCGAAAAACGACCGCGCAGCAGTCAGGTCGTCGAACTGCGATTTTTCGGTGGGATGAGTCTGCCAGAGATCGCAGATCAGCTAACGATTTCATTGGCGACCGTGAACCGCGAATGGCGATATGCGCGCGCATGGCTGAACGACCACCTAGACGATGCGTGA
- a CDS encoding Nif3-like dinuclear metal center hexameric protein has translation MSGNDLSCGIGLARICEALSVMAPLKLAEDWDNVGLLLGDRRSSIAKVMTCLTITPDVVEEAVESNVDLIVTHHPLPFKPLTKITTDSVTGKMLWRLVGAKIAVYSAHTAFDSAACGINQRWAESLELHSIEALVPSDAISDPKQLGTCLGAGRLGRLGQPVQLGQLASLAAQVAGHLNSEPKPRIVGSADDLVGKIAIACGSGGSFLAPAARRGCDALITGEATFHTCLEARSQGISLVLLGHYRSERFAMEFLSQQLSAEFPDLETWASRHECDPISPLG, from the coding sequence TTGAGCGGCAATGATCTTTCTTGCGGCATTGGATTGGCTCGGATTTGTGAAGCCTTGTCTGTCATGGCGCCGCTGAAGTTGGCCGAGGACTGGGACAACGTCGGACTATTGCTTGGCGATCGTCGATCTTCCATCGCCAAAGTGATGACTTGCTTGACAATCACGCCCGACGTGGTCGAAGAGGCTGTCGAATCCAACGTTGATCTGATCGTCACGCACCACCCGCTGCCGTTCAAACCGCTGACGAAAATTACGACCGATTCAGTCACGGGCAAAATGCTCTGGCGGTTGGTCGGCGCGAAGATTGCGGTCTACAGCGCCCACACTGCGTTCGATTCCGCAGCCTGCGGCATCAACCAACGCTGGGCCGAATCGCTGGAACTGCATTCGATCGAAGCACTGGTCCCCTCGGATGCGATCTCTGATCCGAAACAACTCGGCACCTGCCTGGGCGCCGGGCGACTGGGCCGACTCGGGCAACCGGTCCAACTTGGACAGCTCGCGTCATTGGCGGCCCAAGTTGCCGGGCATCTCAATTCTGAACCGAAACCTCGCATTGTCGGCTCGGCCGACGACCTAGTCGGCAAGATTGCGATCGCATGCGGCAGCGGGGGGAGCTTCTTAGCGCCTGCGGCCCGTCGAGGTTGTGACGCCCTGATCACAGGCGAGGCAACCTTTCACACTTGCCTGGAAGCCCGCTCGCAGGGGATTTCGCTCGTGCTATTGGGGCACTATCGCAGCGAACGGTTTGCGATGGAGTTTTTGAGCCAGCAACTGTCTGCGGAGTTCCCCGATCTCGAGACATGGGCTAGTCGTCACGAATGTGACCCGATCTCGCCATTGGGCTGA